The following proteins come from a genomic window of Methanosarcina sp. MTP4:
- a CDS encoding type II toxin-antitoxin system PemK/MazF family toxin, which translates to MMKPGTNVKQRDIVLIPFPFSDLSTSKRRPAIIISNSSYNTHNDDVICCAITSNPKNYAGCVVINNSDLDEGYLNYESRIKPTKIFTLNRKLIVKYLAKLNIEKSKEVLRNLNSSINIEDVALEE; encoded by the coding sequence ATGATGAAGCCTGGAACGAATGTTAAGCAGAGGGATATTGTCCTCATCCCATTCCCCTTTTCCGACCTTTCCACAAGCAAACGAAGGCCTGCCATTATCATTTCTAACAGTTCTTACAACACGCATAACGATGACGTAATCTGCTGTGCGATCACCAGCAACCCTAAAAATTATGCAGGCTGCGTGGTAATAAACAATTCCGACCTCGATGAAGGCTATCTCAATTATGAAAGCAGAATCAAACCCACCAAGATTTTTACACTAAACAGGAAACTAATAGTCAAATATCTTGCGAAATTAAACATTGAAAAAAGTAAAGAAGTCCTTCGGAACCTTAATTCTTCCATCAATATTGAAGATGTAGCTCTTGAAGAATGA
- a CDS encoding bifunctional RecB family nuclease/DEAD/DEAH box helicase gives MIKHRLSPSLIARFFYHNCERYLRYNSTPLQERARSGIPEVRPDQSPATKALLEAGNRWEELVVLEKLKDNLLIPEGEGALHERAHSVKESLEIFRSLKKGDAVYQPTLLVPPRFYRKYNLSPELCRFSACRPDLVRVVKKEPMDSKDPTSPGKPGGSGELCLQVIDVKASDELSSSHRIQATLYALMLREVLEENGIDMQVDMDQAGIWLYGQDEPELFKLNFNIRIIEEFLRYRLPKILTEPLEDVPWHVYHRCELCDFYRHCREEAEKSGSVSLIPYLSVSGREYLREAEWDSKTSINTLSELEAFLEAGGSEGSKDTKGVEGSEGAEGTGKVEEILDRCGSLRGKGEFLRNTLRALKEKEVVLNRGVSLPLPKNEDVSLFLTLQRDPVSGKIYSAGFRRFKGKAVYGSPVNERIYVAESPEKCEEIQRRFLLDLFDELKILHDYNEAYNEANGANGATSNESTGNEANKTNESTANEPAANESSEANETLKWKEQKSLQTYVYDSYEASLFRELLREAVKIPELAPVALELLFYYQDPSLFGEKQHPFAKVSFPLVVLTEEIRKLVCLPIPFSLRLPEVTEALPKADFDFKLDPGDLFWFEHGNALKSDAISMAWERKKVEAAGWIEKELSMRLLAASSVLDGLREKTRDSLVRWPPKFRIPASRRYNYPEVSRMVFITRYESYLRNQEIRERRSLPFSERVKEGISIPVQYLEQNLWKVNCDLDSSLFEQNENFGYILVPKGEAGEKAQVSFEDYRYRTNLRNPGRSKVCFAMVNKKVENEKTGKIMGFFLEVYYNEDQLGFSKDKEMSVSDPSANSAPKPVSKQSFFKTGDEAVLHPRFTDFSSERIISRLTELDEQLEHDFIRLLRDPRGFSIPTRETDRVRTAALKHAQNSGFTPSQQKAFIHMLEKRLTLIWGPPGTGKTHFLAKALLDLVRAKMEAGETIHVGITAFTHAAIENLLLRVREFAEEEGLVEGSGEGEEEGEGEGEGEGEGKGIEERKGKGLEIYKLKDIKTQKAREALKVLSEYDIQEKSACPFLVLGGTVNSFNKIKQKCDPIDLLIVDEASQMKPSELALGMSVLDEGKRLILAGDDLQLPPIIAGDYPEPEDGLPGLYDSIFSYLRLRDSIPDPRYTCQLLENWRMNETLSGFPAAALYGKDYRPANEGIAKQKLKLLPPGSTKGVEKTSAKSESEQNPEPDSAPNSAPESEPEPEFINWVLDPEYPLSVVILENTRASIENEIEAELVAKLAVSLRQTLSRDEPGTPYPDSGEGDSDFWKHGLFIVSPHRAQIRTIRDHLGKLRNWQHRPFVDTVDKTQGQEAEAVIVSYGVSDIDTAMNEAEFIYSLNRLNVSITRAKAKCVVFLPRPLLEPPLDLLKNAGASKGLGHMLELVEFCRERGEVEEFEVELEQGVCRLTGIRAKANRIED, from the coding sequence ATGATAAAACACAGACTGAGCCCTTCGCTAATAGCCAGATTTTTTTACCACAACTGTGAGCGCTATCTCCGCTACAATTCGACACCCCTGCAGGAAAGGGCCCGATCCGGGATCCCGGAGGTCAGGCCGGACCAGAGCCCGGCTACGAAAGCTCTTCTGGAGGCGGGGAACCGGTGGGAAGAGCTTGTGGTCCTTGAAAAACTGAAGGACAATTTACTGATCCCTGAAGGCGAGGGGGCTCTTCATGAGAGGGCTCATTCCGTAAAGGAAAGCCTGGAAATTTTCAGGAGCTTGAAAAAAGGGGATGCAGTCTACCAGCCTACGCTTTTAGTCCCGCCCCGGTTTTATCGGAAGTACAATTTATCCCCTGAGCTGTGCAGGTTTTCGGCTTGTAGGCCTGACCTGGTGCGGGTTGTTAAGAAGGAGCCGATGGACTCAAAGGACCCGACCAGCCCAGGCAAGCCAGGCGGGTCCGGTGAGCTCTGCCTCCAGGTAATCGATGTAAAAGCCAGTGACGAACTGAGTTCGAGCCACCGTATCCAGGCTACGTTATATGCCCTGATGCTCAGAGAGGTGCTGGAGGAAAACGGCATTGATATGCAGGTGGACATGGATCAGGCAGGCATCTGGCTTTACGGGCAGGATGAGCCGGAACTTTTTAAGCTGAATTTCAATATCAGGATTATCGAGGAATTTTTGAGGTACCGCCTGCCAAAAATCCTTACAGAACCTCTCGAAGATGTGCCCTGGCACGTTTATCACCGCTGCGAGTTATGCGATTTTTACAGGCACTGCAGGGAAGAGGCTGAAAAAAGCGGTTCAGTCTCCCTTATCCCTTACCTTTCGGTAAGCGGGAGGGAATATCTCCGGGAGGCGGAGTGGGACAGCAAGACGTCGATAAACACCCTGTCCGAACTGGAGGCTTTTCTTGAAGCCGGGGGAAGCGAGGGAAGCAAGGACACAAAAGGTGTCGAAGGTTCTGAAGGTGCCGAGGGAACCGGAAAGGTTGAAGAAATCCTGGACAGGTGCGGCTCTTTGCGTGGGAAAGGGGAGTTTTTGCGAAACACTCTCCGGGCTCTGAAGGAAAAGGAGGTCGTGCTTAACAGGGGAGTTTCCCTTCCGCTGCCTAAAAATGAGGACGTAAGCCTTTTTCTCACCCTGCAGAGAGACCCGGTTTCGGGCAAGATTTACTCGGCGGGTTTTCGGCGCTTCAAGGGGAAAGCCGTTTACGGAAGTCCGGTAAACGAAAGGATTTATGTGGCGGAAAGCCCTGAAAAATGTGAAGAGATACAGCGGAGATTCCTGCTGGATTTATTTGACGAGCTGAAAATTCTGCATGATTATAACGAAGCTTATAATGAAGCCAACGGAGCCAACGGAGCCACCAGTAACGAATCCACTGGCAATGAAGCTAATAAAACTAATGAATCCACTGCAAACGAACCCGCTGCCAACGAATCCTCTGAAGCTAATGAAACCCTGAAATGGAAGGAACAAAAGTCCCTGCAGACATACGTTTATGACAGCTACGAAGCCTCTTTGTTCAGGGAACTCCTCCGGGAAGCGGTAAAAATCCCGGAACTGGCACCGGTTGCCCTTGAACTCTTATTCTACTATCAGGACCCTTCGTTGTTCGGGGAAAAGCAGCACCCTTTTGCAAAAGTATCGTTCCCGCTTGTTGTGCTGACCGAGGAGATCCGGAAGCTGGTATGTTTGCCGATCCCCTTTTCCCTCCGGCTTCCCGAGGTGACGGAGGCTTTGCCGAAAGCCGATTTCGATTTTAAGCTTGACCCTGGGGACCTGTTCTGGTTCGAGCACGGCAATGCGCTTAAGAGTGACGCAATCTCGATGGCATGGGAGAGGAAGAAGGTTGAAGCGGCTGGCTGGATCGAAAAGGAACTTTCGATGCGGCTCCTTGCAGCGAGCAGCGTCCTTGACGGGCTCCGGGAAAAAACCCGGGACTCCCTGGTCAGGTGGCCTCCCAAATTCCGGATTCCTGCGTCCCGGAGGTACAACTACCCGGAAGTTTCCAGGATGGTTTTCATTACCCGCTATGAGTCTTACCTGAGGAACCAGGAGATCAGGGAGAGGCGAAGCCTTCCTTTTTCGGAAAGGGTGAAGGAAGGGATCAGTATTCCTGTCCAGTACCTGGAACAGAACCTCTGGAAAGTCAACTGTGACCTGGACTCAAGCCTCTTCGAACAGAACGAAAACTTTGGCTACATCCTGGTCCCGAAGGGAGAAGCCGGGGAAAAAGCCCAGGTCAGCTTTGAAGATTACAGATACCGGACCAATCTGCGGAACCCCGGCAGGAGCAAAGTCTGCTTTGCAATGGTCAACAAGAAGGTCGAAAACGAAAAAACCGGGAAGATAATGGGGTTTTTCCTTGAGGTCTATTATAATGAGGACCAGCTGGGTTTTTCTAAAGATAAAGAAATGTCAGTTTCTGATCCATCAGCCAACTCAGCACCCAAACCAGTGTCCAAACAGAGCTTTTTCAAGACCGGAGACGAGGCAGTCCTTCACCCGAGGTTCACGGACTTTTCCTCGGAACGGATAATTTCCCGGCTCACCGAGCTTGACGAGCAACTGGAACACGACTTTATCCGGCTTTTGAGGGACCCCCGGGGCTTTTCAATCCCCACCCGGGAAACCGACAGGGTCCGCACTGCTGCCCTGAAACATGCCCAAAACTCGGGCTTTACCCCGAGCCAGCAAAAAGCCTTCATCCACATGCTGGAAAAACGCCTGACCCTTATCTGGGGACCCCCTGGGACCGGAAAGACCCATTTCCTGGCAAAAGCCCTTCTGGACCTTGTCCGGGCAAAAATGGAAGCCGGGGAAACTATCCACGTTGGGATAACGGCATTTACCCACGCCGCAATCGAAAACCTGCTGCTGAGGGTCCGGGAATTCGCTGAGGAAGAGGGGCTTGTAGAGGGTTCCGGAGAAGGAGAAGAAGAAGGAGAAGGAGAAGGAGAAGGAGAAGGAGAAGGGAAGGGAATAGAAGAACGAAAAGGAAAAGGACTTGAGATTTACAAATTGAAGGACATAAAGACCCAGAAAGCCCGGGAGGCTTTAAAAGTCCTCTCCGAGTACGATATCCAGGAAAAGAGCGCCTGTCCCTTCCTGGTCCTGGGGGGGACGGTCAACAGCTTCAACAAAATAAAACAGAAATGCGACCCCATTGACCTCCTCATAGTTGACGAAGCCTCCCAGATGAAGCCCTCAGAACTGGCTCTTGGCATGTCTGTCCTGGACGAAGGAAAACGGCTCATCCTTGCAGGAGACGATTTGCAGCTCCCGCCCATCATAGCCGGCGACTACCCTGAGCCCGAAGACGGCTTACCCGGCCTGTACGACTCCATCTTCTCCTACCTCCGCCTCAGGGACAGCATCCCGGACCCCAGGTACACCTGCCAGCTCCTTGAAAACTGGAGGATGAACGAGACGCTGTCCGGCTTTCCGGCAGCAGCCCTCTACGGCAAAGATTACAGGCCGGCAAACGAAGGGATCGCAAAGCAGAAGCTCAAACTCCTGCCGCCGGGCTCGACAAAAGGTGTCGAGAAAACATCAGCAAAATCAGAATCAGAACAAAACCCGGAACCGGACTCCGCACCCAACTCCGCACCCGAATCCGAACCAGAGCCCGAATTCATAAATTGGGTCCTTGACCCTGAATACCCTTTAAGCGTGGTAATTCTTGAAAACACCCGGGCTTCGATAGAAAACGAGATCGAAGCCGAACTGGTCGCAAAACTCGCCGTATCCCTTCGGCAGACCCTGTCCAGGGATGAGCCCGGCACCCCTTACCCGGACTCCGGGGAAGGAGACTCCGATTTTTGGAAACATGGCTTATTTATCGTAAGCCCCCACCGCGCCCAGATCCGCACGATCCGGGACCACCTCGGCAAATTGCGAAACTGGCAGCACCGCCCCTTCGTGGACACGGTTGACAAGACCCAGGGGCAGGAAGCCGAAGCCGTGATAGTTAGCTACGGGGTCAGCGATATCGATACCGCAATGAACGAAGCCGAGTTCATCTACAGCCTGAACAGGCTGAACGTCTCGATAACCAGGGCAAAAGCAAAATGCGTGGTCTTCCTCCCGCGCCCCTTACTGGAACCTCCCCTTGACCTCCTGAAGAACGCCGGGGCGAGCAAAGGGCTCGGGCATATGCTTGAGCTTGTGGAGTTTTGCAGGGAGAGAGGGGAAGTGGAGGAGTTCGAGGTGGAACTTGAGCAGGGGGTTTGCAGGTTGACGGGGATAAGGGCGAAGGCTAACCGAATTGAGGATTAA
- a CDS encoding HepT-like ribonuclease domain-containing protein, producing the protein MNTKETPLDLNRIRLLIAERKAEIKREFNAEITDIFGSYARGEEKEGSDIDVLVSLGEGASLFDLTGLESYLEELFGVPVDVVSERGINPIVKADILKGATGGIKSPLLYLCEMLKASRSIKEFTEWMDRDTFLDDNLTKDAVVLQLEIIGKAAKSVSADIRSKAPEVDWEGMAGMGDRLRSAYFDVDYDHVWDAAINDAPVLEKAVERSIRELNLGNCEDF; encoded by the coding sequence ATGAATACGAAAGAAACACCCCTTGACCTTAACCGGATCCGGCTCCTTATCGCAGAAAGAAAGGCTGAGATAAAAAGGGAATTCAATGCAGAAATCACAGACATTTTCGGTTCATACGCACGTGGGGAAGAAAAAGAGGGAAGCGATATTGATGTCCTGGTGAGCTTAGGGGAAGGAGCAAGCCTTTTTGACCTTACAGGGCTTGAGTCCTATCTTGAGGAGCTGTTTGGAGTCCCGGTGGATGTTGTTTCGGAAAGGGGCATAAACCCGATAGTTAAGGCTGATATATTAAAGGGAGCTACCGGGGGCATAAAATCACCTCTGCTTTACCTGTGCGAGATGCTCAAAGCTTCCAGAAGTATAAAAGAGTTTACCGAATGGATGGACAGGGACACTTTTTTGGATGACAATCTAACAAAGGATGCAGTCGTACTCCAGCTGGAGATCATAGGTAAAGCCGCAAAATCCGTTTCTGCCGATATACGGTCAAAGGCTCCGGAAGTAGATTGGGAGGGTATGGCAGGAATGGGAGACCGCCTGAGATCCGCTTATTTTGATGTGGATTATGACCATGTTTGGGATGCCGCAATAAACGATGCTCCGGTGCTTGAAAAAGCTGTTGAAAGGTCGATCAGGGAGCTGAATTTGGGTAACTGTGAGGATTTTTAA